The sequence GTTTTCCATTCATCTTTTCAGTAAACCGTTATTGATTTTAAACATCAAAGTGCTAAGCTTCGTTTTATAGGGCTACTCCCCCGTTCATCTGAGGATTTCTCTGAAGATTCTTTGACCTAAACGGTGTGGTTTAAGTTTGGTATGCATCATTGGCACCATCTATGGGAATACTTGAGCTTAGACGTGATAAATAACAAGTTCTGGTAATGGAGGTGACAATGGATCCTTTAAAGGAAACATTTCCCTACGTGTTGTAGCTAGTTCCATCATTCCACCTCTACAGCAAGTCGCAGGGGGACTCAACGCCCACGATCCAACTTTTGATCCAATAGTTATGCCTACTTCCATCAACCAATCGCTAGATGAGCAGATCCGGTAATTTATAATAGAGACTGTCAATGCAACTCTCTAAAGCTCCCAAGCTAGTGGAGCAGGACAACCTTCGCAACGACAGAAGAGGGGAACACCTGGTGAGCAAGAAACAACCGAGCAAGTTCCTGTTGGTTTTTAGTAGGACGGCTTTGTACCCGCCTAAGCTACTAGCAAGGAAGTAATCCCTAAGGAGCCTCCTAAAGTTGGTACTCTCCCATGAGAGGATGAAGGAATTCTGCCACGGGGTAAAGAAAGAAGTCCAACTTTTAAAACTTGGTATTTCTTTCAGCGCTAGTATCATGGCAGAAGAGCTCCCTGCTCATTTCAGCACCCCCACACCTGCTCGTTTACAATGTCATCGTTGACCTTGCttagtatatatgtatgcatgtAGTTCAATTTGAACTAATCACataaattttgtgttttattttatatttttgctcaTTGTTCTAGTCTAATGTTGATAGTTTATGAGATGTCAATTCAGATGATTCAGAGggataattatgattttggttctcaaatataattatcaaacaatttGTTGTTGCAATTTTGTGCACAAATTTATGACTttttaagtattatttatCCTTTCTGTTAGTGCGTTGTTAAAGTAAATGGAACTGTGCGGAGGGTTTGAAGGGGGAAAAGTAGttatttccttttcattttgtggCTTTTTTCAATCTTTGGTCCAAAGTAGCCATTTTCCCTTTCCTCTTCAAGTTTAAGGAGAatggataaaaaaatgagttcaagtaaaaaaaaatctttatataaaaatttaccacgcttcttttaataactcataattttcgaacatcttataaaatattgcgaaaagTCTATTAGCTCACTCAAACACTAtgtaagagggtgtttggcaaatcttatcttaaaaataagtttataaaatgtttggataaaataagatggtgaagcttataagatgttagtaattacaaatttgtaattaattttagaaatttattaagatactgaaaataaattagcaactccttttttttaaagagcttatatgctcctcacattttatttttagagattataagctcttttgttaaaaaaattatcaaacacttTATAGCATCTTATGATCTcacaaacatcttataagatgttttaaagagtttataaactcagtcacaaaaaaagaaaagcaaacaaaaatttcattttatacacataaaaagaattacaactgtctttaaaaaaaaaagaaataaaatatatgaatatgttGTAATCCTTTTTATGTTATCATAATAATGTCTAATTAATAAGGACGCTCTCCAACATAGTTCCCCGGGGGATCATAGTTGCATGTGACAAACGTCCATCCATTCGAGCACTTCGCCCTGGCACACCCAACATGGGTCGAGCCTCGCCAAACCACCTGTGTGTAATGCAGACACGGTTCTCCTCCAATGCAAGAATTCGAACCCACATCATAGAATTTCTTCTCGTCAAGCCACATTTGCACCACCTCTTTGGCGTTCACGTCCCATGACCCCGCTGCCAAGTTTTCACCATAGGGTCCATCAGAATGCTTCATTGCACAATCTCCAGATCGTTTTTTGGCGTAGTCCTGAGCATAGGCGACAAGGGTCTCATTCCAAGCAAGGGGCGGGACGCCAACTTGTGCACGGCCAGCATTGTGGGCTTTGAGGAAGTCGCCAGGGGAGTTTTGGGCGCAGGCGAGCTGCAGGGCCACCATCAGACAAATCAAGAGAATGGAGAGTTTTGGAATGTCCATTTTTTCTCTGATATGCAACTGATGGTGTCAATGCGTTTATTGGAATGGGAATATTAGGTTGAAGtgattttgtgtgttttataGGAGAGATTGGGGTCAATTATAGATGGAAGGTAGAACAACATTTGGGGTAAAGATACAAGTTTATGTTGAATAATTACTGCATTAGATTCGTTTGAGTGTGTGGTGGTACGTAATAAGAGGTGAGATCAATGAGCCATTAACACTGCTcgtaaattaaaagaataccATTTTCtatctattatttattgtttattgtctattataaatagggttaattaaaatttacactCTTTttggggatttttttttacaaatataccCTTGTAGTTAGTTTTTGGATGAACTATGTTAACgtcaacaaatatttatataaacttcaaattttacccttcattaaTTTAgcaaaatgtataatttattaacatataCGTACCCTAATAATGTTTTTGCACTTATAAGTGGGTAAGtataatacaatttaaaaaatacaattttttctattgatagatagaataaagaacaagaaaaaaaaacaactccaaacaaacactattgtttaatgcttttggattgttatgttctaacttgaatcaaattcaatatagaacaaaaggagaatattttgagagagaaaataagagcAAATTGCGTGGCTTGTGTGTTTAGTTAGATAGAATATGtatgtagttttgtatattacatataattgaattcaaaattcaataactacccaATTTGCTTCCAAaacaacctat comes from Sesamum indicum cultivar Zhongzhi No. 13 linkage group LG10, S_indicum_v1.0, whole genome shotgun sequence and encodes:
- the LOC105172292 gene encoding basic form of pathogenesis-related protein 1-like produces the protein MDIPKLSILLICLMVALQLACAQNSPGDFLKAHNAGRAQVGVPPLAWNETLVAYAQDYAKKRSGDCAMKHSDGPYGENLAAGSWDVNAKEVVQMWLDEKKFYDVGSNSCIGGEPCLHYTQVVWRGSTHVGCARAKCSNGWTFVTCNYDPPGNYVGERPY